In the Candidatus Saccharibacteria bacterium oral taxon 488 genome, one interval contains:
- a CDS encoding Gfo/Idh/MocA family oxidoreductase: MANKQEGKLRVAVIGTGNMGRNHVRNYFMLPESELVAIADVNPEAKSLAEDYKAKFFTDYKEMLEEARPDAVSVVVPTPFHLEVATEVMSRGIHCMLEKPIASSVEEADKLIACAKKNNVTFTVGHIERFNPVIKKLKQMVDDDAIGEITSVVCKRVGGFPAVEPKTDVIIDLAVHDVDIANYLLGQKPKSISSHGSRTRHSRKIDSAEILMDYGRASGFIQANWLTPVKIRKIALTGSLGYLEANYITQELVYYKHNMKKIEKEGFTEFVLQVGDPEKRIIKVDFEEPLAAELKAFLAKAMGRTAAIVDPSDAREALRVSLEAIAPFEK, translated from the coding sequence ATGGCCAATAAACAAGAGGGGAAATTGAGGGTCGCCGTCATTGGTACTGGTAACATGGGCAGAAACCACGTTCGTAACTATTTCATGCTTCCAGAGTCAGAGCTAGTAGCAATTGCCGACGTAAATCCTGAGGCAAAATCTCTCGCTGAGGATTATAAGGCGAAATTCTTTACTGACTACAAAGAGATGCTTGAAGAGGCGCGACCTGATGCGGTTTCTGTGGTGGTGCCAACACCATTTCATCTTGAGGTGGCTACGGAAGTTATGTCGCGAGGTATTCACTGTATGCTGGAGAAGCCGATTGCCTCGTCGGTGGAAGAGGCTGACAAGTTGATTGCTTGTGCTAAGAAGAATAACGTTACCTTTACGGTTGGTCACATTGAGCGATTTAATCCAGTCATCAAGAAGTTGAAACAGATGGTTGACGACGATGCCATTGGCGAGATCACCTCGGTGGTATGTAAACGCGTTGGTGGATTTCCAGCGGTTGAGCCAAAAACTGATGTCATCATTGACTTAGCAGTACACGATGTTGATATAGCGAACTACCTTTTGGGCCAAAAACCAAAATCTATTTCTAGTCACGGCTCACGCACTCGCCACAGTAGAAAGATTGATTCGGCGGAGATACTAATGGATTACGGTCGGGCTTCTGGGTTTATTCAGGCTAATTGGCTCACACCAGTGAAGATTCGCAAAATTGCTTTGACCGGATCGCTCGGTTATCTGGAGGCAAATTATATTACTCAGGAACTTGTCTACTACAAACACAATATGAAAAAGATCGAAAAAGAAGGTTTCACAGAGTTTGTGTTGCAGGTTGGCGATCCAGAAAAGCGAATTATTAAGGTTGATTTTGAAGAGCCGCTCGCCGCTGAGCTAAAAGCTTTTCTGGCGAAGGCAATGGGCCGTACCGCCGCGATAGTTGATCCAAGTGATGCTCGTGAGGCGCTAAGGGTGTCGCTAGAGGCTATTGCACCATTTGAAAAATAG